In one Streptomyces sp. NBC_01288 genomic region, the following are encoded:
- a CDS encoding anti-sigma factor: protein MITADLHLLTGAYALHALSDEECEMFERHLAGCEACAQEAAELSATAARLGLAVSVEPDRDMRGRVLSRITAVRQEAPGGNPAIPSGRAVLRARVLSRWTLAACLAAAAALGGTAVWQHQRAESALAQAHRAEQGTTRISAVLAAPDARAQAVPLPGGADGTVVVSRSRDRAVFVVSGMAHAPAGKVYQLWFDDGGTMRSAGLMNPDRADQAVLLRGAVDGASGMGITVEPAGGSKQPTTTPLALTRFSA, encoded by the coding sequence GTGATCACCGCTGACCTGCACCTGCTGACCGGCGCGTACGCCCTGCACGCCCTGTCCGACGAGGAGTGCGAGATGTTCGAGCGGCACCTCGCGGGCTGCGAGGCGTGTGCCCAGGAGGCGGCCGAACTGTCCGCCACCGCGGCCCGGTTGGGCCTCGCCGTGTCCGTGGAACCCGACCGGGATATGCGCGGGCGGGTCCTGAGCCGTATCACCGCGGTCCGTCAGGAGGCACCGGGCGGGAATCCGGCGATCCCTTCCGGTCGCGCGGTGCTGCGGGCCCGCGTGCTGTCGCGGTGGACGCTGGCCGCCTGCCTGGCCGCCGCTGCCGCGCTCGGCGGGACCGCCGTGTGGCAGCACCAGCGGGCCGAGAGCGCGCTCGCCCAGGCACACCGGGCCGAACAGGGGACGACACGGATCAGCGCCGTGCTCGCCGCGCCGGATGCCCGGGCCCAGGCCGTGCCGCTGCCCGGGGGCGCCGACGGCACGGTCGTCGTCTCCCGCAGCCGGGACCGGGCGGTGTTCGTGGTCTCCGGGATGGCCCACGCGCCTGCCGGGAAGGTCTACCAGCTCTGGTTCGACGACGGGGGCACCATGCGGTCGGCCGGCCTGATGAACCCCGACCGCGCCGACCAGGCCGTCCTCCTGCGAGGCGCCGTGGACGGGGCCTCGGGCATGGGGATCACCGTCGAACCCGCGGGCGGCTCGAAACAGCCCACGACCACGCCGCTCGCCCTGACCCGCTTCTCGGCCTGA
- a CDS encoding VanZ family protein yields the protein MFSAIFQHHIGYLAVCTLIGLMCGGAAWTLARKRGNPHGAWWSGLAFVLTGVLGVTFMGAGSASGACVLNHEFAEPFHTTRGWWNLAMMVPVGACAVLAVRRPLPVLFGVVALPLAIEFTQASVNGLGRVCDSSDAEMSIVGGLTGLAVAAAVLAIRHSLVWKAGTKGTLIAFAALLLLGSGLARPMLDVTNIDGSSLADADPAQKRAVEAAVKEAFGDRYKLGQLYERPCAGPSCTTVIFNLYSREEGHSEAFGTGSLSWPDKKHLNVQLENSDRSTVMGYPLEGAKAPASDAAASRLTKSYAQRKYPWAMSATMTQTSPVGEKAELGWITAWRWAHDNVLMPRMLDVQVDRAGRVSQIDVTLGPTRANLPKAKLDAGQAEEEVNKVVAAKLRANGNTGAEFHTRTVTVKAVEQDGVWQPNWLVNVTWPGDGKGAASQEAAAVDTYRVNGVTGQVYDTAGQLLTTG from the coding sequence GTGTTTTCCGCGATCTTCCAGCACCACATCGGCTATCTGGCCGTGTGCACACTGATCGGCCTCATGTGCGGCGGCGCGGCGTGGACGCTCGCCCGTAAACGGGGGAACCCTCACGGCGCATGGTGGTCCGGACTCGCCTTCGTTCTCACCGGCGTCCTCGGTGTCACGTTCATGGGCGCCGGCTCGGCCAGCGGCGCGTGTGTCCTCAACCATGAGTTCGCCGAGCCCTTCCACACCACGCGGGGGTGGTGGAACCTCGCCATGATGGTCCCGGTCGGCGCATGCGCCGTCCTGGCCGTCCGTCGCCCGCTGCCCGTCCTGTTCGGCGTCGTCGCGCTGCCTCTGGCCATCGAGTTCACTCAGGCCTCCGTCAATGGCCTGGGGCGTGTCTGCGACAGCTCGGACGCCGAGATGAGCATCGTCGGAGGTCTGACAGGGCTCGCCGTCGCCGCGGCCGTCCTCGCGATCCGCCACTCGCTCGTCTGGAAGGCGGGCACGAAGGGGACGTTGATCGCCTTCGCGGCACTGCTCCTCCTGGGATCGGGACTAGCGCGCCCGATGCTCGACGTCACGAACATCGACGGCAGCAGCCTCGCCGACGCGGACCCCGCGCAGAAGCGGGCCGTCGAGGCCGCCGTGAAAGAAGCGTTCGGCGACCGTTACAAGCTCGGGCAGTTGTACGAGCGGCCGTGTGCGGGCCCCTCATGCACCACCGTCATCTTCAACCTGTACAGCCGTGAAGAGGGACACTCCGAAGCCTTCGGCACCGGCAGTCTCTCCTGGCCGGACAAGAAGCACCTGAACGTACAGCTGGAGAACAGCGACCGGTCCACCGTCATGGGATACCCGCTGGAAGGTGCGAAAGCCCCGGCCAGCGATGCGGCAGCCTCTCGCCTCACGAAGTCGTACGCCCAGCGAAAGTACCCGTGGGCGATGAGCGCGACCATGACGCAGACGTCCCCCGTGGGCGAAAAGGCCGAACTCGGCTGGATCACGGCCTGGAGATGGGCTCACGACAACGTCCTCATGCCCCGGATGCTGGACGTCCAGGTGGACAGGGCCGGGCGGGTGTCCCAGATCGACGTCACCCTCGGCCCGACCCGGGCGAATCTTCCCAAGGCCAAGCTCGACGCCGGGCAGGCCGAAGAGGAAGTGAACAAGGTGGTGGCGGCGAAACTTCGGGCCAACGGAAACACCGGTGCGGAATTCCACACCAGGACGGTCACGGTGAAAGCAGTCGAGCAGGACGGTGTCTGGCAGCCGAACTGGCTGGTGAACGTGACGTGGCCCGGCGACGGGAAGGGCGCTGCTTCGCAGGAGGCGGCAGCGGTCGACACGTACCGCGTGAACGGCGTCACCGGCCAGGTGTACGACACCGCCGGGCAACTCCTCACGACCGGCTGA
- a CDS encoding RNA polymerase sigma factor has protein sequence MRAVRKALGELDEERLVRLVARGDRAAFDELYGRTAPWMAVRLRRRCADEQIVAEVMQETYLAVWRAAGAFAGASVGGTAVGWLWTIAARRLVDAFRRRAHHAEPPPAAAPVDVAPGAEEEVLAATVGGDVGDALRCLAPELRQVLQALVLDGLSVRETSVLLGLPEGTVKTRARRARIAMRRALT, from the coding sequence GTGAGAGCAGTCAGGAAGGCACTCGGTGAGCTGGACGAGGAGCGGCTCGTGCGGCTGGTGGCACGGGGGGACCGTGCGGCGTTCGACGAGTTGTACGGGCGTACCGCGCCGTGGATGGCCGTACGGCTGCGCCGGCGCTGTGCCGACGAGCAGATCGTCGCCGAGGTGATGCAGGAGACGTATCTGGCGGTGTGGCGGGCGGCGGGGGCGTTCGCGGGGGCCTCGGTGGGCGGGACGGCCGTCGGGTGGCTGTGGACGATCGCGGCGCGGCGGCTCGTCGACGCCTTCCGGCGCCGGGCCCATCACGCCGAGCCGCCGCCGGCCGCCGCACCCGTCGACGTCGCCCCCGGCGCCGAGGAGGAGGTGCTCGCGGCGACCGTCGGCGGTGACGTCGGGGACGCGCTGCGGTGTCTCGCGCCGGAACTCCGGCAAGTACTACAGGCGTTGGTGCTCGACGGGCTGTCCGTCCGGGAGACCTCCGTCCTGCTCGGACTGCCCGAGGGCACGGTCAAGACCCGTGCGCGCCGGGCCCGGATCGCGATGCGGAGGGCGCTGACATGA
- a CDS encoding TetR/AcrR family transcriptional regulator gives MPRLTDARKELRRAQIAEAAVRCFGRNGLERTSIADIIAESGLSAGSIYAHYRNKADLVQAVARGDLAERARVLGEHAASDVPPDPDELLARLVAAIDPVRARLAVQTWGEATTNPAVRDIVVDMTDRMRAMLHDCVTAWLVKVEHHDPAGARESATPIAHRVMALYQAELLYTALQSPPEEAAP, from the coding sequence GTGCCGCGACTCACCGACGCGCGCAAGGAACTTCGGCGCGCCCAGATCGCCGAGGCCGCTGTCCGCTGCTTCGGCCGCAACGGCCTGGAGCGGACGTCGATCGCCGACATCATCGCCGAGTCAGGCCTCTCGGCCGGCTCGATCTACGCGCACTACCGCAACAAGGCCGACTTGGTCCAGGCAGTCGCCCGCGGGGATCTCGCCGAGCGCGCCAGGGTCCTCGGCGAGCACGCCGCGAGCGACGTCCCGCCGGACCCCGACGAACTGCTCGCCCGGCTCGTCGCGGCGATCGACCCCGTCAGGGCCCGGCTCGCCGTACAGACCTGGGGCGAGGCGACCACCAACCCGGCCGTCCGCGACATCGTCGTCGACATGACCGACCGGATGCGCGCGATGCTGCACGACTGCGTCACGGCGTGGCTGGTCAAGGTCGAGCACCACGACCCGGCCGGGGCCCGGGAGAGCGCCACCCCGATCGCCCACCGGGTGATGGCGCTCTATCAGGCCGAACTGCTCTACACCGCCCTCCAGTCACCGCCCGAGGAGGCAGCGCCATGA
- a CDS encoding ABC transporter ATP-binding protein, giving the protein MMPAVSAADIAPTPYAWEIRATGLKVRVGRKRMAVDGLDLSLGTGVHGLLGPNGAGKTTLIRALATVLRPAEGTLELLGESAGGMGEHRALRRRIGYLPQEFGYYKRFTVREFVEYMAWLKEVPKAEIPGAVQRAVERVGLADRADDRMKALSGGMVRRVGIAQAIVNDPAILLLDEPTAGLDPAQRLRFRELLQELGADTCVVVSTHLVEDVAAACGDVVLFAEGRLVFQGTPDELAAVGGPEDVGDSPLERGYSALLSDPERERGSW; this is encoded by the coding sequence ATGATGCCCGCGGTGAGCGCGGCCGACATCGCGCCTACGCCCTACGCCTGGGAGATCCGGGCCACGGGGTTGAAGGTCAGGGTCGGTCGGAAACGGATGGCCGTCGACGGGCTCGATCTGTCGTTGGGGACCGGTGTGCACGGTCTGCTCGGGCCCAACGGGGCCGGAAAGACCACTCTCATACGGGCGTTGGCCACCGTGCTGCGGCCCGCCGAGGGGACCCTGGAACTGCTCGGGGAGTCCGCGGGCGGGATGGGTGAGCACCGGGCGCTGCGGCGGCGGATCGGGTATCTGCCGCAGGAGTTCGGCTACTACAAGCGGTTCACCGTGCGTGAATTCGTCGAGTACATGGCCTGGTTGAAGGAAGTGCCCAAGGCGGAGATCCCCGGGGCGGTGCAACGGGCCGTGGAACGGGTGGGGTTGGCCGACCGGGCCGACGACCGGATGAAGGCGCTGTCCGGTGGCATGGTGCGCAGGGTCGGGATCGCGCAGGCCATCGTCAACGACCCGGCGATCCTGCTGCTCGACGAACCCACGGCCGGTCTGGACCCGGCCCAACGGCTGCGATTCCGGGAGCTGTTGCAGGAGTTGGGGGCGGACACGTGTGTGGTCGTGTCGACCCATCTGGTCGAGGATGTCGCCGCCGCGTGCGGTGACGTGGTGCTGTTCGCCGAGGGGCGGCTGGTCTTCCAGGGCACTCCGGACGAGCTGGCCGCGGTGGGTGGGCCCGAGGATGTGGGCGACAGCCCGTTGGAGCGGGGATATTCAGCGCTGTTGTCGGACCCCGAGCGGGAGAGGGGCTCCTGGTGA
- a CDS encoding aldo/keto reductase — translation MTTPTTPTATFAGRTVSRIGYGALQLERLRDRRAEAVALLRRAVELGVDHVDTAEFYGFGFANAVIREALRPEDDVLVVTKVGADPDPGGHPPLRLAQRPEQLRASVEDNLRSLGVDRLQVVNLRRLDSGPGLRPEGDQVVDLDDQLAVMTALRDEGKIGAIGLSSVTLDVLRRALPAGIACVQNAYSLVSRADEDMLELCLAEGIAWVPYFPLGGAFPGLPKATDEPAVHAAATHLGVTATQVGLAWLLHHAPNVLLIPGTADPAHLEANTAVSEITLDAATLAALDAVESRSNEVPLG, via the coding sequence ATGACCACTCCCACCACTCCCACCGCTACGTTCGCCGGCCGCACCGTTTCCCGGATCGGCTACGGCGCGCTCCAGTTGGAGCGCCTGCGCGACCGCCGCGCCGAGGCCGTCGCGTTGCTGCGCCGCGCGGTCGAGCTGGGCGTCGACCATGTCGACACCGCCGAGTTCTACGGCTTCGGTTTCGCCAACGCCGTGATCCGCGAGGCACTGCGCCCCGAGGACGACGTCCTGGTCGTCACCAAGGTCGGCGCCGACCCCGACCCCGGCGGTCACCCGCCGCTACGTCTCGCGCAGCGGCCCGAGCAGCTGCGCGCCAGCGTCGAGGACAACCTGCGCAGCCTCGGCGTCGACCGACTCCAGGTGGTCAACCTCCGCCGTCTCGACTCCGGCCCCGGGCTGCGTCCCGAGGGCGACCAGGTCGTCGACCTCGACGACCAGCTCGCGGTGATGACCGCGCTGCGCGACGAGGGCAAGATCGGTGCGATCGGCCTGAGCAGCGTCACTCTCGACGTCCTGCGCCGCGCCCTGCCGGCGGGCATCGCCTGCGTGCAGAACGCCTACAGTCTCGTCTCCCGCGCCGACGAGGACATGCTGGAACTGTGCCTGGCCGAGGGCATCGCCTGGGTGCCGTACTTCCCGCTCGGCGGGGCCTTCCCGGGCCTGCCCAAGGCGACCGACGAGCCGGCGGTGCACGCGGCGGCCACACACCTGGGCGTCACGGCCACTCAGGTCGGCCTCGCCTGGTTGCTGCACCACGCCCCGAACGTGCTGCTCATCCCCGGCACCGCCGACCCCGCCCACCTGGAAGCCAACACGGCGGTCAGCGAGATCACCCTCGACGCCGCGACCCTGGCCGCTCTCGATGCCGTCGAGTCCCGTTCCAACGAGGTCCCCCTCGGCTGA
- a CDS encoding zf-HC2 domain-containing protein, with product MSVEHASTRIIGSYARGLGGDDLTADEVWAVEAHLETCGVCRDRLAAAVAAEVPDVAALVGSVRDGLEPRLGVSVARRRYRSVRVSSWLTPVMVPWLGTVVSVTVLALLLDLVGGGYGFGPGSGRVSLVLLLAPVLPVLGVAASWSQGLDPAYELTASVPRAGLQLVLRRTASVLAVVVPALLVGGWATGVPGVTAAQWLLPCLAFTSTTLALGGVVGVTRAAVAVVGVWAAVVLAPTVVASRATFALQAGGLAVWGLVLAVGVGVVVVRRGAYSVLGAHR from the coding sequence ATGAGCGTGGAACATGCGTCGACCCGGATCATCGGCAGTTACGCGCGCGGCCTCGGTGGCGACGACCTCACCGCCGATGAAGTGTGGGCCGTGGAAGCCCATTTGGAGACGTGCGGGGTCTGTCGGGACCGGCTCGCGGCGGCCGTTGCCGCGGAGGTGCCGGACGTGGCGGCGCTCGTCGGGAGTGTGCGGGACGGGCTTGAGCCTCGACTGGGCGTGTCCGTGGCGCGGCGGCGGTATCGGTCGGTGCGGGTGTCGAGTTGGCTGACGCCGGTGATGGTGCCGTGGCTGGGGACGGTCGTGAGCGTCACTGTGCTCGCGCTGTTACTCGATCTCGTCGGGGGCGGTTACGGGTTCGGGCCCGGGTCCGGCCGTGTGTCGCTGGTGTTGTTGCTCGCGCCGGTTCTGCCGGTGCTCGGTGTCGCGGCGTCGTGGTCACAAGGGCTCGATCCCGCCTACGAGTTGACGGCTTCCGTGCCGAGGGCCGGGCTCCAACTGGTGTTGCGGCGTACGGCGTCCGTGCTTGCCGTCGTAGTTCCCGCGCTGCTCGTGGGCGGCTGGGCCACGGGGGTGCCGGGCGTGACGGCCGCGCAGTGGCTGCTGCCCTGTCTGGCGTTCACCTCTACGACCCTGGCGCTCGGCGGTGTCGTCGGGGTGACCCGTGCCGCCGTGGCGGTGGTCGGCGTATGGGCCGCCGTGGTTCTGGCACCGACCGTGGTCGCCAGCCGTGCGACCTTCGCGTTGCAGGCGGGCGGGCTGGCTGTGTGGGGGCTGGTTCTCGCGGTCGGCGTCGGGGTCGTGGTCGTCCGCCGGGGCGCGTACTCCGTGCTGGGAGCCCATCGGTGA
- a CDS encoding sigma-70 family RNA polymerase sigma factor has product MKEAISIGGNPSMQPDLQELVGRVALGDEKAFAAVYDAVVSPVLGVARAVLRDHAQSEEVAQEVLVEVWRTAPRYRADRGTAINWILTLAHRRAIDRVRSVEAAAARDNKAALLARTPEFDEVTEQVEARLEREQVRRCLRTLTEIQRQAVTLAYYRGLTYRQVAEALTLPLGTVKTRLRDGLIRLRDCLGVTA; this is encoded by the coding sequence GTGAAAGAAGCCATCAGTATCGGCGGAAATCCGTCGATGCAGCCCGATCTGCAAGAGCTGGTGGGCCGGGTCGCCCTGGGCGACGAAAAGGCTTTCGCAGCTGTCTACGACGCCGTCGTCAGCCCGGTTCTCGGTGTCGCCCGAGCCGTGCTGCGCGACCACGCCCAGTCGGAGGAGGTCGCCCAGGAGGTCCTGGTCGAGGTGTGGCGCACCGCCCCGCGCTACCGCGCCGACCGCGGGACGGCCATCAACTGGATCCTCACCCTGGCCCACCGCCGCGCCATCGACCGGGTGCGCTCGGTGGAGGCCGCGGCGGCCCGGGACAACAAGGCCGCGCTGCTCGCCCGTACACCGGAGTTCGACGAGGTCACCGAGCAGGTCGAGGCGCGGCTGGAGCGGGAACAGGTACGGCGTTGTCTGCGGACGCTGACCGAGATCCAGCGCCAGGCCGTCACCCTCGCCTACTACCGGGGACTGACCTACCGCCAGGTCGCCGAGGCGCTCACCCTGCCGCTCGGCACCGTCAAAACCCGGCTGAGGGACGGCCTCATCCGGCTCCGCGACTGCCTGGGAGTGACCGCGTGA